GTGCTGAATGCTGCATTCAAGTCATGTTGGGAAAAAAGCAGAAGTCAGTCAGGAATGTTCACGTTAAATCTgctgacaaacactgactctattttttattatttacacagtcACAGTTTCAACTAATAACAAGTGGAACAAAGTCAGACCTCGACAAAGGACACACAGTCCTTTAAATGTGTCACTctaacagaaaattaattagaaaatgcaaatattttattaactgATTTATcgttgtttgtttattaaactTATTTGTCTTCAGGTTAGTCGGATAAAACATTTCTGGGAAGTTATAAAGAAACATTAActgagttttatttctgttgctgaCGCGTTTTAAGATGAGTTAACGAGGCGATTAAGTCGATCtcagaaggagacagagaacaggagtaaaaaaatatttcctttctctgcatgttgtgagtttatttgattttttattagactaaaacagagaagagagcTTGCGACACATAATCATGCTGTATTAGTGGTATCATGAGGCAGGATGTGCTGAAGCTGGCGGCTTAACATGCTCTTGTCTTAGACGTCCTGTTGATAATTTTAGAAACTTTTCGGTCTTAAATCTCGCTAACGAACTAACGAGCAGGTGCGGTACCTCCATGCCGTTCTTCTTCATGCGTCGGCAGGATTTGAGGTAGGTGCGGATGCGCTTGCGGGCGCGTTCCTGGAACTCTGGGAACTGTCTGCTGCACGACTCGATGATGGCCTGGATCTTCTCCTTGGGCTGCTTGGAGATAGGAACCATCCGATCCAAGTTCTCGTCCACGAACAGACGCACAAACATCTGCAGgggaacaacacacacacactgtttgttggACAGATGAACTCCACGACGAGCTGAGCTGAAGACAGCTCTGCTACATTAACGCTTCAACGTGCGATCAATGACGCCGACCATCAGCTCGTCAGTATCTTTTCTTTATGAATATAAGGAGACTGCTTATTGATCCCGGTGGGGACATCATGTGAGGCAGAGCTGAAGGTCTGACCCCGACTTACATTGAAGGCCTTTAGTCTCTCGGGATCGACTCCCTCCGTGTCGTTGATCTTGTCGTTGTCATCGTGGTCGTCAtggtcgtcgtcgtcatcgtcggGCGCAACCTGGCTGCCGTGACGCCCCATGGTCAGATCCTCGGCGCTCAAGTCCATCTTCACGCTGTCGTAACTGCCACCTGAGCTGTACTGTGgggactgaacacacacacacacacacacacacacagtctgaggtCAAGTGTCTCAATTAAGTCTATACATCTATACACGTCTGTGTTTTGTGGGCTTAAGTGGTCCACTGTTCCAGCTGATGTGTCCTTAATAAAACACTAATTAAGAGCCTCATTAAGCTCCAACACCTTGCCAATGAAAACCTGCTtagaaacacaaagactgaGATTTCTACGGATAGAGAAAATATTcaacatctttgtgtttgacaCCTTGAACTCAGGTCAGGTCTGCTTGTTTGACACTCTGAAGGTAAAATAATCtggaaatataaatatcttttatttttttccacatttatcCAGGCCTGGAAATCCTTGAAATCAATTTCCAAACTTTTCCAAACTGCTTAGGAACCCTGAGGAGACGTGAATCTGACTGGTGGAAGGTGCACGGACAGAGAATGTGAAGAGGAACAAAGTCCCTGCAGCCTCCACgcgacactgtgtgtgtgtgtgtgtgtgtgtgtgtgtgtgtgtgtgtgcgtgtcgcTGCGTTCCCACCAAGGCCGGTGTGTATTGTCTGACGGCTTCTGCTATTCAGCTCCGCAcaaagacggagagagggaggaaggaagaaaggaggtCTCATCTGGCCAACctgcacctcctctcctccacttttCACCtccatctttttattttccatctccATCTGCTGACTCCTCTTTACAAACGACAGCGCGCCTTTCATGCATCAACAAAGACGTCACGGATGCTGCAATTAACCAAATCAAACCCAGAGTTCATGTTTACTCTGATGGGAGATTTCAGTTTGAATAAACAGAAGCAGACGGCGTCtttgcaaagagaaaaaagaaaaagtttgcaGACAGCGGAGACGCTGAACTGATGAAGCAGAatattcatgtttcatattcatcatgtttttatactTTCAGAAAGTTTTCTTtacaaaaactttattttcatggcTGGAAAATAAAGAACACAATATTCTCAAAATATATCtaacagacacattcacacacggTGTGTAtggttttatatattatattatattatattatatattttatatttacatggtTCACGGTCACAGGTCTGACTGTGCTATTACCAAATccggctgtaaacatgtttttattctgctgtatatgggagcttatggagagtGACTTTTGGAACCagcttcaagtgtgtgtgtgcgcagtgtgtgtgtgtgtgtgtgtgtgtgtgtgtgtgtgtggtctcacCTTGCCCCCGTAGTCCCTGCCGTCCCGGTCCAGTCGCAGCTCCGCGGCGTGTGTGTGGGACTGGGAGTGTGTGTTGGGAGTGTGTGCATTAtgtgtgtgcagggtgtgtgtgtgcggcagcGGCAGGGCCGGGTGTGGAGCCTGCGGCGGCTTGGCAGCCAGCGGGTACTTCCTGCGGAGCTCCTCGGGCGCGTTGGGATGCAACGCCCCGAGCAGCGCGGCGGCTGCCGCGGACACGGTGACGGGCAGGTGTGAGGTGGACAGGGGCAGGCGCGGAGGGGGCGGGTCGCTCAGGTTCATCGGCTGCTGGTCCTCAGACGATGACGAGGAGGAAGTGGGCGTGCTGAAGTCCAGCGGGGCGGGGCCACCGTTTCCATTGACAACCTCAGCTTCCCTGACTACGGCGGAGGATGGCGGAGTCAGAGCAGGGAGGCCGTTTCCACTGCCGCTCTCTGAAGACGAATCCTCTGAAAGACACAGACGaggttttattattaaagtggagccagcagcagagcttcatcacacagacaaagacgTACAGTACAGCAGCCTGTGCGCTCTGTGACTGTAGCTCACACTTACACCGACACACTCACATAAATCTGTCAGCATGGTCGTGTGGGGCCTAAAGCTCAGTGCCTCTAAATCACACACACGTCATATTTTACTCCTCGTGGTGTTCAAGAAGGAGAACGTCTGGTTATCTGATGAATTAAACATCTGAGCTGACTTTGACTTTCAGGGTTATGAACTTATTCCTCCTTGTTTTATAGAATTTCATCTCTTagttgtattttatgttttcaaagacAGTTTGAGACGTTGTTCCAGTTTCTTCCCCCCTTGGAAAGCTCCTATGtgtaatgtattatatttttattagtgtagaatcacctgaaaataagatttttatatctacagagggagccgtgtttctacagtacagcCCAGAAGGCACAAACCAAACGCCGGCTCTAGATTTTTGGACGTTTTTTTACAAGTTTCACAGCCCCTGTAGTCGCTCCTTCAGGCTTGAAACAAAAGGGTGAGGTgagtggtattcagttggttgcaatctgcagcttcgCCACTAGATAGCACTAAAAACAGTGAAGGGAGCTTGTGATTCTCTAGGTCGTAATAACTAAATCCAGTTATTCTCTTTGGTGCGACgtaataaacacactgacaaagtAAGAGACACGATTTcatgttttccattaaaatctCTTCATAGTGTTTGAGTCATTTCAAAGTTACATTGAAGGAACTTCCTGCATCAGAAGAAGAATCcataaaaaatctatttcattcAGAGACACGTAACGTTGCGTTAAACGTCACGCTGCCTAATAATCATCGTTCTCATGTTTGGATGTTGTTGCAGGGAGAACTTGTGACACGAAGAACATCGCTGCCGCACCAACAACATAATTACAGAGAGCTGAACATTACAGATGTTATGAACAGACATGCTCACATAAATACACGTCTATTTATGAAATTACTTATTTTTAAAGCCCAGCAGATGGCAGGCTTCAACTCTGTGCCCTCTTAAACTCTCCGAGCTTAAAGGTTGGACTGCAGTACGCTGCATGTCAACATGAGGCTGAGTGTCGTCTGTGCACTCATATTATTTGTCGTGcacgtgcacgtgtgtgttctTATTACTGTGTAttttccaaacacaaaaaaatttgtcattttgcagaaaaacaggaaatctcATCATTGCAGCCACGACTGTCTCACAGCTGGAATGAAACTGGGGGACAGTTCGTTTCTTCCTGCAGCCAGCAGGATGGTGACAGTGAGGACTCCGTCACGAGGGAAATAATCTCCAGACTGTCCGCGGCTGGGGAAGGAAATAATGAGTCCTTCAAATTATTCtcaaacataatataatatatataaagttatCTAAAGCCACAGGCTCCGTGCTGACTGCTAACGCCTTCTGAgggtgaataaaaaaacaccgTCGTCAGTTTTCCTTCATCGTGTTTCAGTGAAACGTGTCCTCAGAGAAATGCTGCTGTTCAGGTTCGAGTGCAGCgtggtgaagagagagagcagtgtcTGTTTATCTGATTAAAGCCGTCCAGTCTGCAGCCGGGCCAGACAATAACTCAGTCAGCAGCCTGTGTTAGCACAGAGACCCCTCCCCTgactcctcatcctcatcctcaccgAGCTCGTCTTCCTCCTGACGTTCTCACAGTGAACTCAAACTTTTTGTTTCAGATCCTTTAAAACTTCccacaacagcaaaatgtacttcaaATATCACAAGTGAAAGTCCTGAGAATAAACTTATTAAACATTCATGCATCAACAAAAGGATGATTTTCAATATCGATGAATCCATTATTCTTCATGAAAGACTCGGATATCTCGGTGCCTTAAATTCAcgtattatattatattcacgTATTATATCTACTATAGTATATTATAGAATCTGTCCATCAGTTCTGGACTGATCGATGAGTCCTCAAATGTCTCGTTTTTATCCATGACACAGATTCAGATTACTGACACTGAGATTCAAATCTGAGAAACATTTTTGATCATCAAAATAGTTGTTGATTACTTTAATACGagtaaactaataataataaataaaatcataactAATAAACTGACTTTAATTAACTGACTAATTGACTTGGAGCCTGA
The sequence above is drawn from the Larimichthys crocea isolate SSNF chromosome XV, L_crocea_2.0, whole genome shotgun sequence genome and encodes:
- the LOC104939137 gene encoding nucleolar protein 4-like isoform X4, coding for MSEPMWLAADPGAASDLSPPSRGERMRHSPQNTHSKEDDEDSSSESGSGNGLPALTPPSSAVVREAEVVNGNGGPAPLDFSTPTSSSSSSEDQQPMNLSDPPPPRLPLSTSHLPVTVSAAAAALLGALHPNAPEELRRKYPLAAKPPQAPHPALPLPHTHTLHTHNAHTPNTHSQSHTHAAELRLDRDGRDYGGKSPQYSSGGSYDSVKMDLSAEDLTMGRHGSQVAPDDDDDDHDDHDDNDKINDTEGVDPERLKAFNMFVRLFVDENLDRMVPISKQPKEKIQAIIESCSRQFPEFQERARKRIRTYLKSCRRMKKNGMETRPTPPHLTSAMAENILAAACENESRNAAKRMRLEAYHDEQISLDKPCSGGGGLREPASLAHSAYSLAASAFSSQDTQLYINGAGLSYGYRGYPGLSAAMQHPVSLTTGAAAQSNGPTDLSMKSLSSANIANSASANNSLGGRGSGGAGGGGASTQLSQPEITAVRQLIAGYRESAAFLLRSADELENLILQQN